The DNA sequence CCCCGATTCGGCATAATGGACAAGAACAATTTCATCGGCCATCGCAGGCTCCTAACTCATCAGCCATTATTAACCACCCGTCTTCTCTAAGACTCGCCGCACAGCCGCCATCGCCGCGTCAACTCCTAACGCCTCGACCACGCCGGCCGCGCCCCCGCCGTCGACACCGGAACCGTCTTCACCACAAGATTCGCTACCGGCATCACTGCCCGCAAGACCCTCCTCTGTCGCAACACCCTTTTCCGCCACAACGCACTCATTGGCCCCAACGTCCAAGACATGACCAACCTTACTATCATCTTCACCCACAACACCAGGCCGCCTAAGAACGACCAGCGCAATGCCCAGCCGCTTCGCCGCCTCGACCTTCTCGGGAAACCCCCCTTCGCGCCCGCTCTCTTTGGTGACGACGACAGTAACGCCGAGGCTCCTCCACAGCCGCTCGTTCTCCTCGACGCTGAACGGGCCGACGCCGGTTATGATATGCTCGGGCGCAAAGCCCGCATCAAGGCACTTGGCGACCGACTCGTCGCCCGGCAAAACTCGGATATAAACACGATGCGATACCATGTCGATTACCTTGGCAAACAAGCCGGCCTGGTTACTGCCGGTCGCGATAAATATCGCCGCGCCCGGCCCCTGTGCTTGCGCCTGCGATTGCACTTGTAATTGTCTCTGCGCCAGTCCCTCTGCGATACGCGCCGCATCTTCCATCGACTCGACGTACTCAATATTTTCGTAATCGGGGTTCCCTGCGACCGCCCTGCCAACCCTCAAATAAGGAACACCTGCAATCTCGCTCGCCGCGAGCGCATTTTCGGTAACTCCCATCGCGAACGGGTGGGTCGCGTCGACGACAAGCGCTATCTTCTCGCTATCGATAAGCACGACCATCGCATCTGCGTCGAGCTTGCCGGCGATGTGCTTGACTAGTGGGTTTTCGGCGGCGAGCGAGTCGATAAACTCGGCGGCGAAATCGTAGGCGGTGCTGAATATGACGGGGATGCGCTCATTAATAAGTTGTTCCAGCAGCAGGCGGGCCTCGGTGGTGCCCCCTAAGAGCAGGATCACACCCGGCAACCCCTTTGCATACGGTCTGCTAAATGACATCGTAGTACCGGTCGTGTCCCGAGCAGCAGAATCACACCCGGTAACCCCTCGGTGTTATTATGCGCCCGTCCGATACATAGGTCTGGCTATTTCCGATGATTATGGTGGTGTTCATGTCTATCGGTAAATCCAAGAACGATGAGATGTCGCTGATGTAGCAATTCTGCGCGCCGTTCGATTTGATGTAGATTCCGACCGGGGTCTTCGCGTCTCTGTGCTGCATGAATATATCCTGGGCGGTCTTAATCTGCCAGTTTCGCTTGATGCTTTTGGGGTTATATAGGGCCGTTACGAAATCGGCCGTCGCGGCGGCGCGCAGGCGTTTTTCAATCTTCTCCCAGGGGGTAAGCAAATCGCTCAGGCTGATGACCGCGAAGTCGTGCATGAGCGGCGCCCCGAGCGCGGATGCCGCGGCGTTGACCGCGCTTACGCCCGGCATTATCTCGATATCGATGTCGGTATCGGCGGCCAGCTCGAGAACGAGCCCGGCCATACCGTAGATGCCGGGGTCACCGCTGCTGATAAGGGCGACCGTCTTTCCGGCCTGCGCGAGTTCGATGGCTTTCTTGCACCGCTCTATCTCTTTGCGCATCGCAAACCGGTGGACCTCTTTGCCCTGGGCATACTTCTCGATTGTCTTTACGTAGCTCTTATATCCGACGATGACGTCGCATTCCCTGAGCGCGTCGCGCGCGCCTATCGTCATATCGGCTTCGTCGCCCGGACCGATGCCGACTACTATTATCCCTGCTCGGCCAGTGCGACCGTTACTTTTCCATGCACAGTCTTCGGTAGTATCAGGGTTCCGCCCTCCGAGACTAGAATCGCCGCTGGTTCGCATACGCCATCAGCACCCACTTTCTCTTTCACAAAATCCGATTTATTGACGGCGACAGCATCGAGCTTGTCCGCCGGATATAGCTTTACTTCGACGCCGAAATGTTCGGCCGCCTCGTAAAACGCCTTTTCCTCGTTTTTAATATCGATACTCGCGATGCCTTTCAAGTTATGGAGGTGTAAGCCCTGGCTGCCCAGAGCGCTCCGAATCGCATCGCGCACCTCGTCCAGGGTGACGCCTTTTCGCGAGCCGATACCGGCATATACGCGCCGGATCTTCAGTATCAAGGTTCCGGGCCGCACCTGCGGCACCTCCTCGTCTACGACAATGACCACGTGCTCGTAGGCGCTCCCATATCGTTTAAGCTGGTCGAGCGGGCGGACGCTGTACACCGCCCTCACCCGGTCACCCCAGCGCCCCAGGCCGATATCGGCGAAAATACACGCCGACTCGCCCCTAAGGATGCCCGATGAAACACGCGTCAGGCGCGGCATATCGTCGGTCGTGAGGCCTAACTCTTTCATAAACAGGTCGAGCGCCGGTTTTCCGTGGATATCGGTAGCCGTCGTGATTACCGGAACCGCGCCGACCGCGTCGGATACTTTTATGGCGAGGTCGTTGGCGCCGCCGATGTGACCCGAAACGAGACTGACCGAAAACGCCCCGGCCTCATCGACGACTACGATAGCCGGGTCGACGGTCTTATCCCTGAGGTGCGGGGCTACCGCGCGAACCGCGATACCGACCGCCGAGATAAAGACCAGGCCGTCAAAGTCTAAAAATATCTCGCTCACTAAGTCCAAGAGCCACGGTTTGTCGCGACCGATCTCCGGCGGCGTGAATATCTCCAACTCGTCATCGAATCGGGCTTTCATCCGGTCTGCGATTATCAGGCCGTTCTCGGTAACGGCTAAAACGGCGATTTTCACTTTATGTCGCCTCCATATATATCATGGCCCGCCCTTTTAAACCTTCTCTGCCCTTTTCTAACCTTTGCCTGCGCGATACTCGTAATCTAACCTTCGCTTACGCGATACTCGTGACTGAACGCCGGGTCGTAGAGTTTCGAACGCTCGTACTCGCCGGCGAGAACGCCTCCGACGATTATCATCGCGGTCTTCGTTATACCCGCTTCGCCGACTTTCGAGGTGATGTCGGCGAGCGTACCTTTGATTACGCGCTCATCCGGCCAAGACGCTTTCTCGACCACGGCGACGGGCGTATCATTCGGATATCCCTGCTTAAGCTCGCCCACGAGTGAGTCTATCATTTGCACGCTTAAAAATATGCACATCGTCGGCTTGTGCTCCGCCAAGGCATGGATTTCCTGGCCTTGTGGAACCGGCGTGCGCCCCGCCATCCTAGTGATGACGACCGTTTGCGAGATGCCCGGCAACGTCAACTCCGCGCTGAGCGCCGCGGCCGCGGCCGCGAACGAGCTGACACCCGGTACAATCGCGTACTCTATCCCATTGGCGACGAGCCAATCTATCTGCTCTTTTATAGCTCCGTAAATACTGGGCTCGCCGGAATGGAGACGAACCACGGTCTTTCCGGTACCTTTGGCCGCCGCATAAACGGCGGTTACTTCATCGAGGTTGAGCGCCGCGCTGTCATGGAATTCGCAGCCTTCCTTGCACGATTCAAGGAGCCGCCCGTTGATGAGCGAACCCGCGTAAACAACGATATCCGCCCGCTCAAGCACGCTTTTTCCTTTTACCGTTATAAGGTCGGGGTCGCCCGGACCCGCGCCGACAAAATATACCTTCATGATCCATATTACCTTTATTCCAATAAAGACGCGGAAGTTTTCGAGTTACAGACGCGTTTGCGCATCTCGCTCGCGCTTCACACCCATAACCCAGGGCGCGTAGCCCTCTCCTCGTTCAGGGCTTTAGCCCTGATAAACAACGCATAGCCCACATCCAACCAAAGGGTCGGCCATGAAGGGCTTAAGCTACAGTCAAGCGAACTCCACATCGCGCTTGACGATGACGGTCGACAGATACCCGGCATTGTCCAACGTTTCGTCATCGAGCGCGGACAAACCCATGACGACATTCTCTTCCGCGTCATGAGAAGCTTTTTGGACCAGAACGGCGTTGTTCAAAAGGCCGAAGCCGCTCAACACTTTGACCAGCGCGCGCAGTCGCTCGCCGACTTTTAAGATGACGACCGTATCGAAGGTCTCCAGGTAGTGCCATATCTCACCTATTACCTCCGGTAGCGGCAAGATGGCGACCTTCTCGTCTCCGACGGCTATCGGTATGCCCGCAGCGGCCGCGGCCGCGAATGGCGAACTCACGCCCGGCAACGTTACAACCTCGATTTCAGGATGTTCTTCCTTCAGTTTTCTATAGAGGTAGATATATGTGCTGTAAAAGAACGGGTCGCCGAGGGTAATAAAGGCTCCGCTCTTGCCCTCGCTCAATGCCTTCGCGACCTCGTCCGCCGCTTCCGACCAATGTTTTTCAAGCTCGTTCCTGTCTTTGGTCATTGGAAATATAAGTTCCCTGAACTCGGCATTGCCGTCTAACACCGGCTCGACGATTCTCTTTGCGATGCTCTCCCGTTTAGGGGCCGAGCGCGGCGAGAATATGATATCGACCGATTTAAGGACGTTTACGGCCTTGATCGTGAGTAGCTCGGTATCGCCGGGCCCGATGCCTACTCCAAATAGTCTTCCTCGGTCAGCCAATCTAATCACCCTATCCGTTTCGATTTATCCGCGGCCGCCAACCCACGAAGGCGCTCGCCGTCCCAACGATTTAACTCTCTATCTCTATATATACCACGCTTGACTCGAATCCTTCCAGTTTTGCCAATTCCGCAAGCGTGGTATCGACTATCCTCTCATCATCATACGAGAGATTGGCCCCGGCTACCACCCGGCCGGTTATTCCCTTGTCCGCGAGATAGCGCGCAATCGCCGGCGCGCTGTGGACATTATCCGTCAAGATGCAGAAACGCTTGTGCGTTTTTATCACGGTATCGAGCGCATCCAGCGAGCGCCCGTGGACCGACGCGAGCGCCGTGCCCTGCCACTCCTCGCCGATTCGCCCGAAGAGCATTTGCATCGAGTTCACGCCCGGAACCGCGTCGAGCGCGATTTCGGGGAGCCGGTCGCGAATGGTCTTGAGCAAGCTATAGAAACCAGGGTCGCCGCTGACTACGACGACGGTGTTGCGCTCTTTGTTCTTGTCTATCGCCGCTATCGCCGCCGAAATATCGGCTGTGACCTCGATGACTTCCTTTTGCGCGACATCGATGGCGTCGAGCACCCGTCTGGCCCCGATTACCACCTCGGCCGCGCCGATTCTTTTGACGGCGGCGGGCGTTATATAGTCCGGATGGCCCGGGCCGATACCGACTACCGTCACCATGCCGCATCCTTTACTATCTTGCGCGACGCGCTATCGGACGCGACAATCTCGCCCGATAGCACCGTTATCGCCGTGCCAATCTCCAGGTTACCGTCGACGTAGGCGCGCGCCTGCGCGCTCGCCGCCTGCGCTATTTTATCGAGCATACGGCTGTATCCCAACTTCGCGAGGCCTAACGCCGCGTCTTCGGCGGTGTTCACTTTTATCATATACGTCATCGGCGCGATATCTTTCGTCTCGTTCCGGATTAGTCTCTTCATTATCTCGACCGGGTCGTCGGTCTTTCCGCTGTGTGTGTCGAAGTGGCCCGCCGCGACCTTGACGAGCTTACCGATATGCCCGAGCAGAACTACTCTTTCGACTCCCGCTTTGACGCAATAATCGAGCATATAGCCGACGAAATTGCTCATCTGGACTATCGCGTCGGGCGGAAACTTTAACCTCGACTCCGCCGCTTTGGCGCCCATGTTCCCCGGCACCAGCGCTATCGTCTTATAGCCGAGCGCGAGCGCGATGTCGACCTGCGGGGTGAGCGAGGCCTTAAGGCTATCGAGCGACATCGGCCGCACGATTCCCGTCGTCCCTAAAATCGATATGCCGCCGACAATTCCGAGCCGCGCGTTAAAGGTCTTCTTGGCGCGTTCGGTTCCTTCGGGCGCAAAAATCGTTACTTCGACACCGGCTCCATCCGGGATATTTCGCGATACGTTAGCGGTTATCATCGCTCTGGGTACCGGGTTTATCGCCGGCTCACCGACCGCGACCGCCAGGCCGGGCTTGGTCACCGTCCCGATGCCTTCGCCGCCCCTAATCGTTATCCCGGCGTCCGCGCGGGCGACCCGCGCGCAAATCTTCATCCCATCGGTCACATCCGGGTCGTCGCCTGCGTCTTTTACGATGCAACAGCCGACGTTCTCGGCGGTCTTCTCGATATCGACGACGTCGAACTCGACGCGGCGGCCTCCGGGCAGCTCGACTTCGATGCGCGAAACAACCTCGCCGCCAAAGAGCATCTTTGCGGCCGCGGCCGAAGCCGCCGCCGCGCATGTGCCCGTCGTATAGCCCTTCTTCAACCTCTTATTTATGACACTGACTCTACTTACACTCCTCATTACACGCAATCATCAATAAAGCGTTGATCGCGGAGGCGGCCAACGCACTTCCGCCCCGCGTTCCCCGCACGGTTATATAATTAAGCCCGGCCCTCATCAGAGCCTCTTTCGACTCCGCGGCCCCAACGAACCCGACCGGCGCGCCGACGACGAGCGCCGGCCTCACCACGCCTTCTTTCGCTATATCGAGCAGCTCGAAGAGGGCGGTCGGCGCGTTTCCGATAGCGATGACCGCGCCATCGGCATGGTTCGAGAGCGAGCGTATCGCCATCGCGCTTCTGGTCTTCCCGGCGCGCCTAGCATCGTCCTCGACAGCCTTGTCGTCTATCCTGCAGAGCACGTTGTTGTCGTGTATGCAAGTCCGGCGGTCGCTGATGCCCACCGCGACCATGCGCACATCGGTTATTATCGGACAGCAGCTTCTCAGCGCATCGACCCCGGCCTCGACGGCGCCGTCCGACATCGCCACCACGCCCGAGAGCGTAAGGTCGCCGCTCGCGTGTATCATGCGTTTTACGACCGACCGCTCCATATCCGAAAAGCCGTTTAAATCCGCGACCGCCTCGATTA is a window from the Actinomycetota bacterium genome containing:
- the cobK gene encoding precorrin-6A reductase, giving the protein MILLLGGTTEARLLLEQLINERIPVIFSTAYDFAAEFIDSLAAENPLVKHIAGKLDADAMVVLIDSEKIALVVDATHPFAMGVTENALAASEIAGVPYLRVGRAVAGNPDYENIEYVESMEDAARIAEGLAQRQLQVQSQAQAQGPGAAIFIATGSNQAGLFAKVIDMVSHRVYIRVLPGDESVAKCLDAGFAPEHIITGVGPFSVEENERLWRSLGVTVVVTKESGREGGFPEKVEAAKRLGIALVVLRRPGVVGEDDSKVGHVLDVGANECVVAEKGVATEEGLAGSDAGSESCGEDGSGVDGGGAAGVVEALGVDAAMAAVRRVLEKTGG
- the cobJ gene encoding precorrin-3B C(17)-methyltransferase is translated as MRTSGDSSLGGRNPDTTEDCAWKSNGRTGRAGIIVVGIGPGDEADMTIGARDALRECDVIVGYKSYVKTIEKYAQGKEVHRFAMRKEIERCKKAIELAQAGKTVALISSGDPGIYGMAGLVLELAADTDIDIEIMPGVSAVNAAASALGAPLMHDFAVISLSDLLTPWEKIEKRLRAAATADFVTALYNPKSIKRNWQIKTAQDIFMQHRDAKTPVGIYIKSNGAQNCYISDISSFLDLPIDMNTTIIIGNSQTYVSDGRIITPRGYRV
- a CDS encoding cobalt-precorrin 5A hydrolase, which codes for MKIAVLAVTENGLIIADRMKARFDDELEIFTPPEIGRDKPWLLDLVSEIFLDFDGLVFISAVGIAVRAVAPHLRDKTVDPAIVVVDEAGAFSVSLVSGHIGGANDLAIKVSDAVGAVPVITTATDIHGKPALDLFMKELGLTTDDMPRLTRVSSGILRGESACIFADIGLGRWGDRVRAVYSVRPLDQLKRYGSAYEHVVIVVDEEVPQVRPGTLILKIRRVYAGIGSRKGVTLDEVRDAIRSALGSQGLHLHNLKGIASIDIKNEEKAFYEAAEHFGVEVKLYPADKLDAVAVNKSDFVKEKVGADGVCEPAAILVSEGGTLILPKTVHGKVTVALAEQG
- the cobM gene encoding precorrin-4 C(11)-methyltransferase, with the translated sequence MMKVYFVGAGPGDPDLITVKGKSVLERADIVVYAGSLINGRLLESCKEGCEFHDSAALNLDEVTAVYAAAKGTGKTVVRLHSGEPSIYGAIKEQIDWLVANGIEYAIVPGVSSFAAAAAALSAELTLPGISQTVVITRMAGRTPVPQGQEIHALAEHKPTMCIFLSVQMIDSLVGELKQGYPNDTPVAVVEKASWPDERVIKGTLADITSKVGEAGITKTAMIIVGGVLAGEYERSKLYDPAFSHEYRVSEG
- the cobI gene encoding precorrin-2 C(20)-methyltransferase; protein product: MADRGRLFGVGIGPGDTELLTIKAVNVLKSVDIIFSPRSAPKRESIAKRIVEPVLDGNAEFRELIFPMTKDRNELEKHWSEAADEVAKALSEGKSGAFITLGDPFFYSTYIYLYRKLKEEHPEIEVVTLPGVSSPFAAAAAAGIPIAVGDEKVAILPLPEVIGEIWHYLETFDTVVILKVGERLRALVKVLSGFGLLNNAVLVQKASHDAEENVVMGLSALDDETLDNAGYLSTVIVKRDVEFA
- the cbiE gene encoding precorrin-6y C5,15-methyltransferase (decarboxylating) subunit CbiE; this encodes MVTVVGIGPGHPDYITPAAVKRIGAAEVVIGARRVLDAIDVAQKEVIEVTADISAAIAAIDKNKERNTVVVVSGDPGFYSLLKTIRDRLPEIALDAVPGVNSMQMLFGRIGEEWQGTALASVHGRSLDALDTVIKTHKRFCILTDNVHSAPAIARYLADKGITGRVVAGANLSYDDERIVDTTLAELAKLEGFESSVVYIEIES
- the cbiD gene encoding cobalamin biosynthesis protein CbiD translates to MKKGYTTGTCAAAASAAAAKMLFGGEVVSRIEVELPGGRRVEFDVVDIEKTAENVGCCIVKDAGDDPDVTDGMKICARVARADAGITIRGGEGIGTVTKPGLAVAVGEPAINPVPRAMITANVSRNIPDGAGVEVTIFAPEGTERAKKTFNARLGIVGGISILGTTGIVRPMSLDSLKASLTPQVDIALALGYKTIALVPGNMGAKAAESRLKFPPDAIVQMSNFVGYMLDYCVKAGVERVVLLGHIGKLVKVAAGHFDTHSGKTDDPVEIMKRLIRNETKDIAPMTYMIKVNTAEDAALGLAKLGYSRMLDKIAQAASAQARAYVDGNLEIGTAITVLSGEIVASDSASRKIVKDAAW
- a CDS encoding precorrin-8X methylmutase; amino-acid sequence: MSTGFIVLGHGSKVEETKEILEEIAATLRSRLQSEFVRYAALQFNEPDLPEVIESLADEGVTELIIMPLFMVDGNHIRQDIPEIIRDEEVKYPLLKIKVAEHIGPDVRIADILIERANELLAGGFDADGNGMKIGDPAKIERESFRIIEAVADLNGFSDMERSVVKRMIHASGDLTLSGVVAMSDGAVEAGVDALRSCCPIITDVRMVAVGISDRRTCIHDNNVLCRIDDKAVEDDARRAGKTRSAMAIRSLSNHADGAVIAIGNAPTALFELLDIAKEGVVRPALVVGAPVGFVGAAESKEALMRAGLNYITVRGTRGGSALAASAINALLMIACNEECK